The Platichthys flesus chromosome 5, fPlaFle2.1, whole genome shotgun sequence genome contains the following window.
AACCAATTTTTTCCCCTCGTAAACCATCATCTGCTAATTGGTTTATAGTAATAAGAGAAATCCTAACAGATATTCTCCAAGTGTTTcatgcattgtttgtttttctcgtaGGGACCCAGAGCGCGACTGGGACCACAGCAAAGTCAAGGGGCTGCTGGCCAACCTGATCACAGTCCGCGACCTCTCTTATGCAACCGCACTGGAGGTGGTGGCAGGAGGACGTCTCTATAACATCGTAGTCGACACAGAGGTAATCCAGAGTCACTGTCGGTGTGCATGTCCTTCTGTTGTCACCACATTTAGTTGTTTATATTGTAACTTGGTGATGTTGGTGTCTTTTTTCAGGTGACCGGTAAAAAGCTGCTGGAGAAGGGAGAGCTGCAGCGGAGGTACACCATCATTCCCCTGAACAAGATCTCAGCCAAGACTCTCCACGACCGAGTGGTCAGCAGCGCCAAGAGCCTGGTGAGAGATCTCAACCCGCCCCCTGGTTTGGAAAgtagtgtttgtttgatgtttAATCATGACACATTCTTTTCtgtcccttctctctcctcaggttGGAAAAGAGAATGTCCACACGGCTCTGTCCCTGGTGGGCTATGAATCGGACCTGCGTAAGGCCATGGAGTACGTCTTTGGCTCCACGCTGGTGTGTGACACCCTGGACAACGCCAAGAGAGTGGCTTTCGACAGGCAGGTGATGACCAAGACTGTCACTCTCGGAGGGGACATCTTCGACCCACAGGGAACTCTGAGTGGAGGTGAGAGCGAAGAGGATGAACATAGTGCatttgagaaagaaaacactaaaGACGAGATTCATTTTGAACCAGAAGATGCTTAAAGCTGAGTTTATTGTATcaatttcagttttaacttatctGCCTGTGGTTAAATCATCTCAATTCCCACACAAAAGGATTCAAATGTATTCCCCTGTTTTTCTCGTCCAGGCGCTCGCTCCCAGTCGGCATCAGTTCTGACCAGtctgcaggagctgaaggaggtTCAGGACAACTTGAAGGAGAAGGAGGCCCAGCTGCACGATATTGAGCGACAACTGGCCAGCCTTAAGGGCACTGCTGAAAAGTATGAAGATCCAAACACGTGAAATATATCAAAATTTCTTGTTGTgagatatattatatattttttttatttaagatattAAAATAGCAATACTACGTTGTGTGTCAGTCGGACTATAATTCTGATGCAAATTATCAattctacatttttttattgtgatgCTTGAATTAGACCCTCACAACTAATTGTATTCACAAGATAAATCCACTGCTGTCCTTCACTACTCTGCCCGACGACATGCTTTGAAATCCACCTATCTCGGTGTTTCTTAGCTTTCATGACCACATTTCCCCCCGACCTAACCCTGACTCTTCGATTCGCCACATTCGCTCCCTCCAGGTATCGtcagctgaagcagcagcatgagctgaagatggaggaggaacagaTTCTGCAGGCCAAGCTACAGCAGAGCTCCTTCCACCAGCAacaagaggagctggagaggctgcGCAAAGCCATCGGTCAGAACGCACCTGGATTCACACAAATAGATTTAAAGTCACGTCTATACTGTAGAAACGCATGCTGACTGTGGTGTGGTTGTCTGCTccagaggagagcgaggagacCCTGCGAGTCACCAAGGATGTGCAGAAGCGGGCGGAGGAAAAGTACAAAGTGTTGGAGAGCAAGATGAAAAATgctgaggcagagagggagaaggagctgaaagCGGCTCAGCAGAAACTCAATGCTGCCAAAGGCAAAGCTGATGTCTTCAACAAGAAActgaaggagaagcagcaggtacaccggccacacacacagttcttcaCAATCATCCTTTTCAAGTAACGTTTTTTATTAGACCGAAATCTGcatctgaaaaatgtattgaatgttttttcttttcttgttaaTCTCAGGAGTCTGATGCTGTGgccctggagctggaggagctgcggaGGGAACAGGCCGGTTATGAGCAGCAGATTCAGGCTGTCGATGAAGCCATGAAGGCCATCCAGGAGCAGATAGACAGCATGGCCTGCACTGTAACCCAGAACAAGGTAATTGTGTCATCttgaacatgtttgtgtatatgaAATAATTTCATAGCTCTAAAGGTTCAGatactttttgtattttcctgCTTAGTGGCGTTTATATGTCTAGAAAAGACTCCTTTCTCATTTTCCCTCACTAATCCTAATTTTCTCTGGGGATGTAGGAGGATGTGCGTAAAGCTCAGGAGGATCTGGCCAAGCAGAAGGAGGTGATCATGGCTCAGGACAAGGAGCTCAGggtaaatatagttttttacTTCAATactttggtttttaaatctCCTCAAGAAGGTTTTCAGTAGAAGAGTTTTAAGAATAACATCATGAAATGAATTTTAGAGCACTTCACAAATCTCACTGTAAGAGGACCTCATTTCACTTCCAGTTGTGTAGTGATCGATAATTCCACTGCTTGCACTTAAATATGTTGACTGTGTTATTAATTGAAGTCAATTCTTACATTTGTCCATTTGAATGCTCCAGGGGAAAAGCACTGAGGCAAACAAGATGAGGGAGCAGAACAATGAATTCCAGCTGAAGATAAAGGAGCTGGAGCACAACATCAATAAACACCGCAAAGACAGCCATGACGCTGCTGAAAAGGTAAACACCGACATTCATTTGCCTCTACAATAGTAtagtgtgtataaatatatatattcatatatttatattcttatttACTATGATGTCGGTCTCTTTAATGTTTCTGCTTCcctttgtctcttcctcctccaccaggtgTCTCGGATGCTGGAGGAACACGACTGGATCCAATCCGAGCGCCACTTCTTCGGTCAGCCAAACACCTCCTATGACTTTAAGCTCAACAACCCCCGGGAGGCGGGTCAGCGgctgaagaagctggaggagacgACCAGCAAGCTGGAGAGGAACATCAACAAGAGGGCCATGAACATGCTGAACGAGGcggaggagagggtgaggacAAAGAGTCGGTGaaatacaaaatgcaaaaacaacatgTCCCCCAGGGTTCTGTCTAACAGTTCCCTCGTCTGTCTGCAGTACAACGAcctgatgaagaagaaaaggatCGTGGAGAACGATAAAGCAAAAATCCTGCAGACCATCGAGGAGCTGGACCAGAAGAAGAACGAGGCTCTCAACGTGGCATGGCAGAAGGTCGTCTACCTTTTTaacaatttcatttatttttctactaTTTACGTTTGTCTCTTTTAGAACCATCATTGACTAATGTGACAATTTAATATGTGCACACAATGAGACAGTCAACTTGATCAGGAGGTTCTACAATGGAATTTATATCACAAGTTTCTTCTAACATCTCTGGATGTGTCAAATCTTTGaggtttttattgtatttacataaTGACTATTAATCCTTTGATAACATAAATTGTAGCCTCTATGTCCCTATTCTTATTTTTGCACATTTCTTCATGTGCTGATCTTTACTGAAGGCTTCAGCACTAACAATAGCGATCAAATTGACAACTGAACAATGTTACTGATGATGTggtttaaatattgtttttggatATTGTCCCACCTCACTAAATATTCTACCTTTGCTTAATTTGTgacgctcctctctctctctgcaggtaaacaaggactttGGGGCCATTTTCTCCACCCTGCTGCCGGGGGCCACTGCTAAGCTGGCTGCCCCTCAGGGCTGTGGTGTGTTGGAGGGGCTGGAGTTCAAGGTGGCCTTGGGCAACACCTGGAAGGAGAACCTCACTGAGCTCAGTGGAGGGCAAAGGTCAGCAAAACCACTTATATGCTCATCAAGTGTGATGCATTTGTTGCTGAAATGTATTAAGTTCTGAGAGGTTTCTCTGTCTCCACCAACCTGCTCGTGCTTGTGTTTTCAGATCCCTGGTGGCCTTGTCTCTCATTCTGGCCATGCTGTTGTTCAAACCCGCCCCAATCTACATCTTGGACGAGGTGGACGCGGCTCTGgatctctcccacacacagaacATTGGACAGATGCTGCGCACACATTTTAGACACTCACAGGTCAGTTCAAACCGATTGGTGCATATATGTATTATTTAGATTCAAGTTTTTCTTTGCAAACATCATGTCCAACATGCATTTGATCTCTCCCTCCAGTTTGTGGTGGTGTCCCTGAAAGACGGCATGTTCACCAACGCCAACGTCCTGTTTAAGACCAAGTTTGTGGACGGCATGTCCGCAGTGTCGCGGACGGCGCTCAGCCAGAATGACCCAAGCTTCCCCCAGAAGGGCCTGGACAAGGCTCGTCAGAGAGACAAGAGGATCAAACAGCTCATCAGCTAATTATTATAAAGGAGCAATAGAACGGgacacattcacatttaatattttcctgAAGCAATATCACGTAATATAAGAAAATGTGGTATTTGTTATTAACTGATATGTGTATACTCAGGTTTGCTCTGTGGATAGTAATCACTCATAATACTTTTAAGAGTTCTGTCATTTATACAACAGTTGTCTTGTGAAGACCCTCaggctgtgtttctgtttcatgccatgttctctctttcttcagctgtttgttgtgtggAGCGATtcacatttttgtgtatttcaaaccttttaactgtaaatgtttttctctgtcctGTCTCTTGTCAAACCTGTGTCTATGCTCTTCCTGATCAATTGTATATGTGACCATTTTTTTAGTTAATAAAGCAAATCTCAAATGTTGATGTTTCTCAGTATTGATTTGGTTTGTTTCCATTATTCTTTGCATACTAAAATCCATATTTGATTTTAGAATGCATGACCCTGCTGCCCACTAGTGGCAGCACAAGGAACAGCACACCATAGTATAATGTATTTCCTACATTTGTGAATATCACATTCTAAATCTTAATGGGAAGTGTAAGCAAAGGTTAAATTCAGTGATTAAGGTTTTGACCTCAGAGTATAGCTTATCAGTAATCAGTCTTTTTGACaattatgaaaaatatttatcaatatatattgatgCTATCTTTGCAGGTTATACGGAATATATAAAGATTACAACTAATACAAAACACTTTCCATGCTGTCCTTCTCTGGTTAGATGtgaatttaacaatttaattcAAGATTATACGGcttgttttttaaagtcttaaatTGTCATATTGGCTCCTGCCTTAAATCTGTGATCTCCTAACCCCTGGTGAAGCTGGTCCCTGCCTGAGATCCTCCAGTAGCTTCTTTGAAAATTAGGAAATTAGCATTTTACCAGGTTTAGCATTAACAAGGGTGCAACACatagaaaacattatttatactcAGTCAGTACATGTGGTTTCATACCTACGAAATGAAAGTGGTCTTTAGCACCTCACGGATCTGCCATCAACTTGTTCTTGTatttaaaacaaaggaaatgtCACTTTGAAGTCACCAAATTACGAAGGTAGTTTTATTTCATCAGGGACAATTTCAAACAGCTATAGCATCACTTGATTTGACtaattttcaacatttcacaaaaaagGTTTTCCACCAGTTTCCTCCACCTTCACCAGCAGGAACGAACACAGTCGTGAGGACTTGGAGCTCAAAGCACACGAACTTTGATCCGGAGTTGAAAGCCTGTCACCCTGCGTGTACGACCCGCTGTTGATCAGATATTTAATGAGTTGGCAAACCCACAACAGTAGTAAAAGTCCCCACTTTGGGGCTACAGGTATACAGTGTCCACAAACCTAACAGATTGGTTTATATAGCATTCATTATCATCTTACTGTCCATTGAAATGAACCAAATTAAGCTTGACACGTAACAAAAATTAGCCTCGCCCTCCACCGACGTCGCTGAGGGTCCGGACTCAGGGCAAGTTGCGTTAATGAAGTCTCTTCGGGCGTCAGTCGCTCAGCTTGAGCGGCGCCCTCTCTTGCACAAGTCAGTTTCTAAGCCCACAGGTTAACATGAATATTGATGCAGTGGATTGAGGAGATGGGAATATCTGCGTAAAGAGACGACTGCTTTGGCAAAGAGGTCAGACAGAGAAGTGTGCTAGTGAATGATTTGTGTTACTCGTTACGATGTTAAAAGACGTTGATGCTGTTTTTCTTGCTTTGCaatctgtgtgtatctgtgtggaTTTGGCAGACCCTGtgagctctctgtctctctctttgtgcgCGGGGCGGCTCAGGGTTGACTCTGGATGTGTCGACGCAGCTCCTGAGCCTTGTCCCTCAGGTCGGGCCTGCTGTCGGTCTGCAGCGTGGACAGGGAGCGCTGCAGCTGCTCCCGgctcttcacagacacacagtcccACTGCTCACTCTCTGGTCACAGGAATATTTCATCAGAGACACGTCAGTGACCTCTGATATATACACAGTCCTTGTGGAAACATTATGTATGTTTGCATCTAACAAGATAGTAATACATTCATATACGGATACTGAACATAAACTAAAACCAAActctttttttatctcaacAGTTCACCATCAGACATTCATTGCAATAAGTTTACCTCCAGTTCTCTTTACGATTAGATCCACAACTGACAAGGCCTCGGTCCTCACAGACGAGTAACTTTTGTTTTCTGGATaggaaaagaaatacaaacatggTGATGAAACACATAGCTATAAGGAGTATAATGCTAAATACTTTGAGATTGTGAGGCCAGTACCTAATGGGTACGTGAGACCAGCACTCGTCTCTGTGAGGATCTGGGACAGTGTGTTAAAGTCTTCACTGCCTTTCTCCAGCAGCAGTAACctacaggaaaaaaacattgacagcAAATCTCCTCAAATAATCTTGAGATAAAAAATGTGAGCAGGAATCTATcagctttaatatttaaaagacCCTCAGGGTTCATTTAAGAAATTAAACTATAGGAGAATAGTTGATAAGGAATTGTTTGTCTGTTCTTACCCCTGGAAGTACGACTTCATGGACTGGAGAACGGCCAGCTGCACTTTCCAAGTGCTTTGCTTGAGCTTATCACACATTAGACTGCAAACGTCCACCTGGAAacgagctacacacacacacacacacacaattcacattAGTTTGGGCGTTGCATCTCAAGATCTCAAgagtatttatttacatattttgtttgttttctgaatcaAAGTTGTAATATTtggttatatttgtgtttttgttttacatatgttatgtaaaacaaaaacatgttcatgGTCGGCCTGTATAATAATTTACTCTCAAATATCAACATTGGCCGAGCTCTGAACTGTCAGTGGCCTGGCGAATGTTTGACAGTGAAAAGGATGGTAGGTTTACAATGATGGAGTCACCTCTGTCTAATAAGGAAATGGCAGAAATCATTCTTTGGTTGAGTCTCTGACTGACTGAGTTAGGACACTCCAGATTTCAAATGATGTGTCAACTAGTGTACAGCTTTGAAAAGTGTAATTTATTGgtttttgtcacattttaataCTAAAGTTTACCCTGAGTCTGTGGGTTCCTGGGCCACGTCTTTCCCAGAGTCTCGAAAGCACAGAGCAACACTTCAGTCTGCAGctctttctccttcacatctCTATCATCATCCTCAATTGACCTCTTGGACGCTCCCCCACTCTCCGGGCAGCTCTGTTTGGTATGAAGAACACAGACTGAGCACAAGCTCAACACCCAGTAACGCATTTAAATATGGCACCATAACAACAACCAGGCCGTATGAAACGAGAAGATGGGATTGAACCTTCTTGATAAGAGGGAGCAGGATGTCGGCCATGTCACTGAATCGGTCCTCCTGGCTGCTGTGGAGCACGTCCCCCGCACAACGCAAAGCGGCCATTTTGTAAACCAGACTCTCTTTGCGGCATTCCTTCATCACAACCTCCAGCATCTCAGGGACTGTGGGCTGACCTGGCCAAGGCTTCTTCAGCTCCGCACTAAAACCCACAGTAAGAATAGAAACAGTattaaacacagaaatggaaaatgttGCCCTTCACGCAAAACTGACAATTACTGGAAAAACGTATCTCACCTGCATTTGCTCACGACTGATCCGATGGCTTTCAACAGCTCCTcctgcaacaaaataaaaaacatctgcatTATCACAAATATCAGTCGATCTTTATGATTCGATCCTGAATGAACAGTCCTTACCTTGCCGGCCCAGGTGCGCCCTGATAGGCCCTGCATTAAAGCGGTTAACACCAAACCGAGGTGTGGCGCCACCAATGAGCCCATCTGTTCCTTGGCGACGGTTGCCATGGCAGCAGCACCCTGCGCCTTCATCTTCCAGGACTGGGACTGCAGAGCCTTCTGTGTGATGGTGATCAGCTCCGTCATGTAGAGTCGGATGCCTCCGAAGCTTCCTGGATTCAAAGGACAAAACGTCAGGTTATCATAATAACAATTCTGTTATCCTACTTAATcctttttactttcattttgtaattaaataattaccaaaaatgttgttttcaagcTGCGTGCATGTATTATACTGAAGATTTCTCACCTGGGACGTTCTCCTGCCACACCTCCCCCCACAGTGTGGCGTCATggctctctcctttctcctcatcAGGACCTGGAGCCTGATGCATCCCCAAGAAAGCTAAAGGCAGGGCCACTACTGCATGTGCCTTCAGCACATCTGGACTGTAGTGGCTGATGGCATGCACGATCAACACACACGAGGACTTGTACACTGGCTCTGTGAGTAAAAGAGAGAGTTGTTGAACCAGTAAGAAAACAGGAGAGCAAAGTTGCATGGTTCTGTGCAGAAACTCCTTATCATTGTCCATTTTCTTCTGTCTCACCTTCTTTCTCCAAGTACCAGGTGTTGAGTTTCAGTAGTAGTTTCTCCACACTGCTGTCTTTAGCTGTCTGATGGGGCAATCGGATATAAAAACAATGCTTTGTGAGCTACTCTGAGAACAACATATGTTGTTTATATTAAGATTGCTCATCACACTTACCCTGACTAAGTGTCCCAAAGCAAAAGCAAATGCTTTCTGCACCACAGTGCTTCTGTCATGGACACTATTCAGCAGGGCACTCATCAGTTTACCTGGAAGCACCAAAGACTTGCCTGTTAGTAGTTCCTTGGCTCCAAAACTGAATAAACGAAATGAACAGATGAAAATTTGAGCTGTACCTGAATAAGGGCTGAGGTCCTGAGGGCACTGCACCGACAGTGAAACAATCACACTAGCACAGCCACCCTACGAAAAGTAGGCAAACATTGGCATGTGGACTGGGAACACTACATCTTTACTTATTTTAGAGAGGAAAGTCAAGTCAGCCAGCACGTTAAAAACAACAGGGGTTGatcaaaagtgctttataaacaTGGCGAAGGAAAAACCAGGATGGATGTAGAAGATATCTATAGGAAGATGTGAAGAAGTTTCCTTTAAAGCATCAACATATGAATGAAAGATTAAAGGCGTGTGTTTTACCTTGGTGCCTAAGCCAATTGCACTCTTCAGCAGCTCACAGAGCCTCGGAACCAGCTCCCCCAGCACAGAAACATCAAGGTGTTGCAGACACtgtgcacaacaacacacaaggtaCAGAATCATCAGGCTTTAAAGCAGAAACATCAACAATCTAAGATACTGTGGTCAGAAAACCAAAAGGCAAGAAATGTATAAATGGAGAGACAACAAGGATcatgactttttctttttaccatgTTAATGGTCTCCATCATTGGGGAGGACTTGGCAGCACTTAGTCTGGCAGCATCCATGGCGCTCTGGAAAGACCAAATAAACATAATTCATAACAATGTTCAATCTAATCTGTGATAGACTCTTTGGATGAAGATGCGGTGCATGTCTGAGGTTACCTTCTCCTGCTCGGTGGCTCGGAGGCTGAGGTAGTTGAGGACCTGAGGCTCCAGGGTGCTGAGGGCCTCCAGTAGGGCTGGGATGAGTCGGGAAGCGTGAGGCTTTAGTCTGGCACCGGCCGTCTTACTGATCTTCACCAGGGTCTGGATACTGGGAGGTTAAGAGAGGATAAGAGAGTCAACGCTGTGGCACCAAATCACAACCAGGTATTGTAGCAACATTCAAACGTGATTCGTAATTTCAAGTTGTCTGGTGATTCTGATTAACTCCTCCAAACCAGAGGAATAATTTTCAATCAGAAAAAAGATTCTACTTTTGTAGGATAAGGATCATATGCAAGTATCCTGTAACTTACAAGGGATCTGGGGACATTTAGCTGGGGTGGACAGACAAACGGGGAGTTTCTGAACTTTTCTGGTCCCTTACTATACTAATCCCTTCTGTGTTTTGTATTCCTATGACAAACAGCATCTGTTACCTCGACATAATCAATTTCAAAGTGACATGGTAAAAGGGGGGAGGGAGTCGTTACCTGAGTGCGCGGACCTCAGACACATTGCTAACGATGCCCTTTTCCAGCAGAGTAGGTAACAGCACTGCCACAGTTCTCTGGGCTGCAGCGCCTGTGGACTCACACATACGAGTACACACCTGGACACAACAGAAAGAGGGTTCAAGGGACAGGCACTTGGATatccacatgtaaacacaaacaaatagaaaCATAAATGAAAAGGCCAGACTGAAAACTTACTGACCTTACTGAGTGTTTTCAGTGTCAGGTCTGCAGCCTTCCTAACAGATTCCTGAAATGTAAACATGACACAGTAAGAATCTCAAACTGGAACCAATGATCACCGGTTCTCCGCatatcaaaacaacatttatcCAGATATTTTCTACCCACCTTAATGTCATCGAGGACTCTAAACAGCACCTCCCACATTTCTGCAAGATGATCGACGAGGTCTTCAGCTTGGCGCCCACGAACCAGGTCATTCAGGGCCAGACAGCTGGTGGAAAAGAAATCAActcatcaaatatatatatatattacattacataattATAATGGTATAAAAGCATTGAGAGTGTGATCGGTTACTGTACCTGGATTCACGTATTCTCCAGGTGTTACTGGTCAAGTTGGAAATGACATCTTGCAGGATCTCCTTAAGATACTTATCCACCTAAGACACACCCGAACATACATGCACATTCAGTAAGTATTCAGTGTGATCACTCCTGAACATGTTACTCTTTACATGCGAGTTAAATCATTTGTGTTTAAGTTCATTTGTTCCTATTAACTCTGCcaagcaggttatgttttcacccgtgTCCCTTTGCTGAGTCAGTAAGATTACACAGAAAGTAgtcaatggatttccatgaaacctggtggaaggatgggaacTTGGGCCAAGAGACAAACCATTGAATTTTAGGGGAAGGTTTGACCTTTTTGACCTTTTAACAATTTCCAAGAGAATAAGGTATCCTCATGGGGACAATATATGACACTTAGGGGATTGATATCTATTAATGTATGTCATTTGGATCagattgattgaattaaaggggattgttgggccttTGCTGAGGTACATGCTCCACTAAGATCTAGTTCTGTACAGTTATCAACTCTCACCAGGGTCTTATCAGTGACCAAGGCATCCCAGATACTGGTCATGGCCTGACGAATGCTCAGGTTGGGATCGAACTGGTAGCGGTACAGACGAGGCACAAGCTGGGGCAGGAATGGAGCCAGCTGCTCCCCGGCCTTGGCAGCAATAATGTGAAAGCCAAAAGCTGCTCCCTGaaaagggggagaggagaaaagaggtcAGCTGGGAGGAAAGAGTACAGAACACACATGTACTGGGATGAGAAAGGGGATGAACACGATACCTTCCGGGAGTTCCACATGGCGTGGTGATTCGCCAAGTTCATGAACTTGTAAACGAGATCTGGTTGGTTCAGGTCGCTGGCCAATGAGCAGAGCTCCTTGTATGTGGTCAGGTTGTGGCTGCGAGGAAAATCAAAGCACGAGAAAAAGGTTCATTTCTGCACAATGGTCATGAACCAAACAAATACATGAGTAAATATCAAAATCAAAAGTTGAGGTGATATATGACATACCCATCAGGTGTTTTCCCCAAACCTTCTCCTTGGAAAACCTCGGTGTCTTCTGCGACAGCATGTTTGACTCTGTTTGCAAACATAAACAAGCATTTTAGATAATGTTCACACAAATGATCTACACTTAATCTTCTTCCACACAGAAATGTTAAAACAGTGTCCTATGAGTCTCTGTCTCACTCGTGTTACATTACTTCCAACTTTGCTCAGCTAACCACTCACCTTTTACCAGTCATGAGTGTTTCCACCAGTGTGGATACCAGTTCATGCTGGtcgtcctctcctcccatcTCATAGACCAATCCAAGTCCTTTAGACGCTACATCCTGGCTCAGCTCTAGAGAAAAGACGAAtaagagagggatggatggatgaagaaTTTATAGGGACAGACAGCCACTGGCTGTTGTAAGTTGGATTGCAGATCAGACGGTGCTGTTGTCTTACCATCGGGATCTGAGAGAACAGAGATGA
Protein-coding sequences here:
- the smc2 gene encoding structural maintenance of chromosomes protein 2 is translated as MHIKSIILEGFKSYAQRTEINGFDPLFNAITGLNGSGKSNILDSICFLLGITNLSHVRASNLQDLVYKNGQGGITKATVSITFDNANKSQSPLGFETHDEITITRQVVIGGRNKYLINGVNANNTRVQDLFCSVGLNVNNPHFLIMQGRITKVLNMKPPEILAMIEEAAGTRMYECKKISAQKTIEKKEAKLKEIQTILDEEITPTMHKLQEERSSYLEYQKLMREIQHLSRLYVAWLFVCAEETKLKSAENLKGMQDNIALMQTSMAENESKVQELSAQIHELQRKKDQEVNGVLKSLEETLADMQRVDAKAQSAFDLKKQNLKDEVKKRTELVKSMEEDKKMHTVKEKEVSKLMEQLHTLQEEGQKDSTALDAAEQHFKAVSAGLSTNEDGEEATLAGQMMTCKNDTSKADTEAKQAQMTLKHAEAELKTKQAEVKKMDGGYKKDQDSLKAVRSNREKLEAELSKLNYEDGKEESLLDTRRQVYREVSKLKETYERLVSRFPNLRFDYRDPERDWDHSKVKGLLANLITVRDLSYATALEVVAGGRLYNIVVDTEVTGKKLLEKGELQRRYTIIPLNKISAKTLHDRVVSSAKSLVGKENVHTALSLVGYESDLRKAMEYVFGSTLVCDTLDNAKRVAFDRQVMTKTVTLGGDIFDPQGTLSGGARSQSASVLTSLQELKEVQDNLKEKEAQLHDIERQLASLKGTAEKYRQLKQQHELKMEEEQILQAKLQQSSFHQQQEELERLRKAIEESEETLRVTKDVQKRAEEKYKVLESKMKNAEAEREKELKAAQQKLNAAKGKADVFNKKLKEKQQESDAVALELEELRREQAGYEQQIQAVDEAMKAIQEQIDSMACTVTQNKEDVRKAQEDLAKQKEVIMAQDKELRGKSTEANKMREQNNEFQLKIKELEHNINKHRKDSHDAAEKVSRMLEEHDWIQSERHFFGQPNTSYDFKLNNPREAGQRLKKLEETTSKLERNINKRAMNMLNEAEERYNDLMKKKRIVENDKAKILQTIEELDQKKNEALNVAWQKVNKDFGAIFSTLLPGATAKLAAPQGCGVLEGLEFKVALGNTWKENLTELSGGQRSLVALSLILAMLLFKPAPIYILDEVDAALDLSHTQNIGQMLRTHFRHSQFVVVSLKDGMFTNANVLFKTKFVDGMSAVSRTALSQNDPSFPQKGLDKARQRDKRIKQLIS